A stretch of the Sphingosinithalassobacter tenebrarum genome encodes the following:
- the pth gene encoding aminoacyl-tRNA hydrolase produces MQLWVGLGNPGPQYAMHRHNVGFMALDAIAEVHGFSPAKKQFQGWVREGRIGTEKLLLLKPATFMNESGRAVRAALDFYKLEPGDVTVFHDELDLAPFKVKVKIGGGTAGHNGLRSTDKHIGPDFRRVRIGIGHPGHKDRVTGYVLGNYAKAEIEDLSDMLGAIAAEAPWLAEGDDARFMSDVALRMQP; encoded by the coding sequence ATGCAACTCTGGGTGGGGCTCGGCAATCCCGGGCCGCAATATGCGATGCATCGCCACAATGTCGGCTTCATGGCGCTGGACGCCATTGCCGAAGTGCATGGCTTCTCCCCGGCGAAAAAACAGTTTCAGGGCTGGGTACGCGAAGGGCGCATCGGCACCGAGAAACTGCTGCTGCTCAAACCCGCCACCTTCATGAACGAAAGCGGTCGCGCGGTTCGCGCCGCGCTCGATTTCTACAAGCTGGAGCCCGGCGACGTCACGGTCTTCCACGATGAACTCGACCTTGCTCCGTTCAAGGTGAAGGTGAAGATTGGCGGCGGGACGGCGGGGCATAACGGCCTGCGCTCCACCGACAAGCATATCGGCCCCGATTTCCGTCGCGTGCGGATCGGCATCGGCCATCCGGGTCACAAGGACCGCGTCACCGGCTATGTTCTTGGCAACTATGCCAAGGCGGAGATCGAGGACCTGTCCGACATGCTCGGCGCGATTGCCGCCGAAGCGCCTTGGCTGGCCGAAGGCGACGACGCGCGGTTCATGAGCGACGTCGCGCTGCGCATGCAACCGTAA